A genomic region of Ovis aries strain OAR_USU_Benz2616 breed Rambouillet chromosome 20, ARS-UI_Ramb_v3.0, whole genome shotgun sequence contains the following coding sequences:
- the ARMH2 gene encoding armadillo-like helical domain-containing protein 2, whose product MAKTQAYFVQFWTPVLQYFMGLYHRLQKCWSVVKGFCTNKEEEYIPPAESIFHKEKILMLGNILTDNSLALEQRAQAAYRIGLLAFTGGPTAGNFAAEYMKEVAHLLQNYEMVPKIKILLLQSVASWCYLNPVNQRRAKHLQFIPILINLFDDTSESPMKSETNSSLLVKFWGCYVLSVMTCNNLPCMQELKHYNSLKYHLQILASENWSGWPENFAEVLYFLIGFHRH is encoded by the exons ATGGCAAAGACTCAGGCTTACTTTGTGCAGTTTTGGACTCCGGTTCTTCAGTATTTCATGGGGCTCTATCACCGCCTCCAGAAATGCTGGAGTGTCGTTAAGGGCTTCTGCACTAACAAGGAGGAGGAATACATCCCTCCAGCTGAGAGtatttttcataaagaaaaaattctgatgctTGGCAATATTTTGACAGATAATTCTCTAGCCCTTGAACAGAGAGCTCAAGCTGCCTATAGAATCGGACTGTTGGCCTTTACAG GAGGACCCACTGCTGGAAATTTTGCAGCTGAGTACATGAAAGAAGTAGCTCACTTGTTGCAAAATTACGAGATGGTACCAAAAATAAAGATCCTGCTGCTCCAGAGTGTCGCATCTTGGTGTTACTTAAACCCTGTCAACCAGAGAAGAGCCAAACATTTGCAGTTTATTCCTATCCTCATTAATCTTTTTGATGACACATCTGAGTCTCCTatgaaaagtgaaacaaacagcAGCCTCCTGGTTAAATTTTGGGGTTGCTATGTTCTCTCTGTCATGACATGCAATAACTTGCCTTGTATGCAGGAGCTTAAACACTACAATTCTCTGAAATATCACTTGCAAATACTGGCCAGTGAGAACTGGTCTGGATGGCCCGAGAATTTTGCAGAGGTGCTATATTTCCTCATTGGTTTTCACAGGCATTAA